The genome window CCGGCACAGCCATAACCGGCGCCCCTGTGGCCCGGGAACCCGGTAGTAATCGCGCAATCCTTCCACCGGGGACCGGTCGAGCGCCTGCCACCATTCGGGCCACAGGCGTTCCGGCCCTTCCAGCCCGTCCGCCGGGAAGGTCATGCGGCGCCAGGTCACGGAATCCGGCAATCGATTGTCGGGGCCGAGGTCGACCGCGGCCGTTTCCGGTCGGGCAAAGAATCGTAGAGGGCGGGGCGGCAGGTTCTCCGTTCCGTCCGCACCACCCTTCTGGGCCTTGCCGGGCGGGGTCAGTCCGGCCTTCCGGAACAGGCGGTCTGGACGATGCCCGGGCAGGATGCCGGGACGGTACAGCGCCTCGCCGCCGAGCCGGTGACCGAGCCGGTCCAGCAACGCGCCCAGCGCCAGCTTGTCCGGCGTGCCGGTATCGTTCTCCAGGTCGGTCTGGCGGGTTTTCAGGGGCTCGACCCTGCGAGCCCAGATCAGGCTTTCCTCAATGCCGAAGCCGGGATCCACCGCGGTAAGCCGGTCCTCGAGCAGGCGGAAAAGATGCGGCACGGCCACGGTCGGCAGGCTGGTTCCCACGGTCACGAAGCTGATCGTGTCGTCGACCCGCCGATATTGTGCGGCCAGTTGCCGGATTCCCAGCCCTTCCTCGCGCAGCTGAAGGCAGAGCTGCTCCAGCAGATGACGGGTGCTGTCGCGCAGCCCCGTACCGTCGATCAGCGGTTCCGGCCAGGATCGGCGGACGGAGTGAAGCCGGGGCGGCTGGTTATAGAACAGATGCTCGGGCAGACGACCCAGCAACTGATCCAGTCGGCGCAGTACATCCCCTCCGGCCCGCGCCGTCAGATTGGCGCGCGGCAGCGGATACAGATCGGCGATCCGGTGCAGACCGAGCCGGGCCAACAGGTCCGCGGATTCTTCAGACAGGCGCAGCGCACGGACAGGAAAATCCGCCGCGACTTCGCGGGTTTTACCCGGCGGGATATGACCGCTTTCGGGATGATAGCGCGCGGCCGCCCAGGCGCCG of Alphaproteobacteria bacterium contains these proteins:
- a CDS encoding DNA polymerase Y family protein produces the protein MPAHRFLYIWLPLLATDRYIRRPPPDIDARLDQVPFAVTEAIGGAVRLLGVNRPGLKIKLHTGMPLADARAIHPGLITLPARRDGDRSALVALSRWADRYSPWAAAERRPEGVPDYGDGGVWLNITGCAHLFGGEADMAAAITRQVAGMGFETRLGLADTPGGAWAAARYHPESGHIPPGKTREVAADFPVRALRLSEESADLLARLGLHRIADLYPLPRANLTARAGGDVLRRLDQLLGRLPEHLFYNQPPRLHSVRRSWPEPLIDGTGLRDSTRHLLEQLCLQLREEGLGIRQLAAQYRRVDDTISFVTVGTSLPTVAVPHLFRLLEDRLTAVDPGFGIEESLIWARRVEPLKTRQTDLENDTGTPDKLALGALLDRLGHRLGGEALYRPGILPGHRPDRLFRKAGLTPPGKAQKGGADGTENLPPRPLRFFARPETAAVDLGPDNRLPDSVTWRRMTFPADGLEGPERLWPEWWQALDRSPVEGLRDYYRVPGPQGRRLWLCREQTSRGDQWSVQGLFS